A single region of the Sphingobium sp. TKS genome encodes:
- a CDS encoding molybdopterin oxidoreductase family protein: protein MAVVRSLCGQCGVGCGIRAVTGEGREARIEGDPVHPANSGLLCTRSEALKDMLALDGRLLRPMVDGRAVGWDRAIDQATRRLASVIARHGPDSVAMHVPGGLLTEDYYVANKLMKGFIGSAHIDAPASAAGGMAAAQRAAFGEDVMPAAYEDLAQADMLLLVGEATARRHPVLHERIAEARAEQGARLVLIARTDEGQEVEADERLTVAPGSEAALLSGLLLHCYDHGVLDRDFLNRNLLVPPDFWVGLRRGHDLWSVARACELAPGEVRGFYERVAAMPRLVTLFSPRGAGEAGRRLSAAILNFHLATGRIGKPGAAPFAVTDAANGMGAREVGCRAGELAAHRDFSIEALAQVGRFWGAAALADRPGLSGAALADAIETGRIKALLMPGGLPSASHPIRGLLEQVPLIILTTPWNEPEVETLRMIALPAPVWIEKDGTLTGADRLISRQRWLFPLPGEAKPDWWIMTRIAQAMGWRDAFHYERPAEIYREHVRLTAYRNEGARLLNLKRHAPISNPAYDELTPWRWGEVPFDEGRFPTPDGKARLVAFWDQDS, encoded by the coding sequence GTGGCGGTCGTTCGTTCGCTTTGCGGCCAATGCGGCGTGGGATGCGGCATCCGGGCCGTGACCGGCGAGGGGCGCGAGGCTCGCATCGAAGGCGATCCCGTGCATCCGGCCAATAGCGGCCTGCTCTGCACCCGCAGCGAGGCGCTGAAGGACATGCTCGCTTTGGACGGCCGATTGCTGCGGCCGATGGTGGATGGCCGTGCGGTCGGATGGGATCGGGCCATCGATCAGGCCACGCGCCGGCTTGCTAGCGTCATCGCCCGTCATGGCCCCGACAGCGTGGCGATGCATGTGCCGGGCGGCCTGCTGACCGAGGATTATTATGTCGCCAACAAGCTGATGAAGGGCTTCATCGGCTCCGCCCATATCGATGCGCCTGCCAGCGCGGCGGGCGGCATGGCGGCGGCGCAACGTGCCGCCTTTGGCGAAGATGTGATGCCCGCCGCCTATGAGGATCTGGCGCAGGCGGACATGCTGCTGTTGGTGGGGGAAGCGACTGCGCGCCGTCATCCGGTGCTGCATGAGCGGATTGCCGAGGCGCGGGCGGAACAGGGTGCGCGCCTTGTCCTGATCGCGCGCACGGACGAGGGGCAGGAGGTCGAGGCCGATGAGCGCCTGACAGTCGCGCCGGGCAGCGAGGCGGCGCTGCTGAGCGGGTTGCTGCTGCATTGCTATGATCATGGCGTGCTGGACCGGGATTTTCTGAATCGGAACCTGCTCGTGCCGCCGGACTTTTGGGTGGGCCTGCGCCGGGGGCATGATCTCTGGTCGGTGGCGCGGGCCTGCGAGTTGGCGCCGGGGGAAGTGCGCGGATTTTATGAGCGGGTGGCGGCCATGCCCCGGCTGGTGACGCTGTTCAGCCCGCGTGGCGCGGGGGAGGCAGGGCGGCGCCTGTCGGCCGCCATTCTCAATTTCCATCTGGCAACCGGGCGGATCGGCAAGCCGGGCGCGGCACCCTTTGCGGTGACGGATGCCGCCAATGGCATGGGCGCGCGCGAAGTCGGATGCCGGGCCGGTGAACTGGCCGCGCACCGGGACTTTTCGATCGAGGCCTTGGCGCAGGTCGGCCGCTTCTGGGGCGCGGCCGCGCTGGCGGACAGGCCGGGATTGTCAGGCGCCGCGCTAGCCGACGCGATCGAGACGGGACGCATCAAGGCGTTGCTGATGCCGGGCGGCTTGCCGTCGGCTTCGCATCCGATCCGTGGCCTGCTGGAGCAGGTGCCGCTCATCATCCTGACCACGCCGTGGAACGAGCCGGAAGTGGAGACGCTGCGCATGATCGCGCTTCCTGCCCCGGTATGGATCGAAAAGGACGGGACGTTGACCGGCGCCGACCGGCTGATCAGCCGGCAGCGGTGGCTATTCCCGTTGCCTGGAGAGGCGAAGCCCGACTGGTGGATCATGACCCGGATCGCCCAGGCCATGGGCTGGCGCGATGCCTTTCATTATGAACGGCCCGCGGAAATCTATCGCGAGCATGTGCGGCTGACCGCCTATCGCAATGAGGGGGCGCGGCTGCTGAACCTCAAACGGCATGCGCCCATTTCCAACCCCGCTTATGATGAACTGACGCCGTGGCGTTGGGGAGAAGTGCCGTTTGATGAAGGGCGCTTTCCCACGCCGGATGGGAAAGCGCGGTTGGTCGCCTTCTGGGATCAGGATTCCTGA
- a CDS encoding helix-turn-helix domain-containing protein has protein sequence MITRIREVRKAKGLTLEQVGALCVPPTTAQTIGRLETGTRTVSVNWLNRIAKALGVASSELVALPGQNVVPVAALLGPEGARAPTRPLSLPPPAPVDAMVGVQVSGSIGDYRSGDEIWCRRILPDEFSSVLNRDLLLPRHAGRFLFGRLIGREDDRLHILPLGSGTRQQVISDPPWGAVAVQLVRRL, from the coding sequence ATGATCACCCGCATCCGGGAGGTACGCAAAGCCAAGGGACTGACGTTGGAGCAGGTCGGCGCGTTATGCGTTCCCCCGACCACCGCCCAGACCATCGGCCGGCTGGAAACCGGCACCCGAACCGTATCGGTCAACTGGCTGAACCGCATCGCCAAGGCATTGGGCGTCGCCTCTTCCGAACTGGTCGCCCTGCCCGGCCAGAATGTCGTGCCGGTCGCCGCGCTGCTGGGGCCGGAGGGCGCCCGCGCGCCGACCCGGCCGCTCTCCCTTCCCCCTCCAGCGCCCGTCGATGCGATGGTCGGCGTTCAAGTATCGGGCAGCATCGGGGATTACCGCAGCGGTGATGAAATCTGGTGCCGCCGCATCCTGCCCGACGAATTTTCCAGCGTGCTCAACCGCGACCTGCTGCTGCCGCGCCATGCCGGACGCTTTCTGTTCGGACGGCTGATCGGGCGCGAGGACGACCGGCTGCACATCCTTCCTTTGGGCAGCGGTACGCGCCAGCAGGTGATAAGTGACCCACCTTGGGGCGCCGTGGCCGTCCAACTGGTGAGACGACTGTAG
- a CDS encoding phosphotransferase family protein, translating to MAGTPPTLSGIVEDNLATLASGASARVCRVGERFVVKIFHAAVSEEMIDREFAAATLAADCGIAVARPVESLRLRAGRAILYPEIEGPTMMRQLRVRPLRSGAMLRDMAAFHRRIHDCPAPGLRSLRDVLRTDIVYGPADAALQQAALRLLDGLPDGDRLLHGDFHVKNILMTDSGAVAIDWSKAAQGAVTPDIVRTEMLMRFGEGPQDWLTNRARDWAARCYADHYRRLAPGHFAQVAEWRAVVGLAWLRARASVRRKAFLAYLNRALAEVGLPLIAE from the coding sequence ATGGCGGGGACGCCGCCGACGCTTTCCGGGATAGTGGAGGATAATCTGGCGACCCTGGCGTCGGGCGCCAGCGCGCGGGTTTGCCGCGTCGGGGAGCGCTTTGTCGTCAAGATCTTCCACGCTGCCGTGTCGGAGGAGATGATCGACCGTGAATTCGCCGCTGCGACGCTGGCGGCGGATTGCGGCATCGCCGTCGCCCGGCCGGTCGAGTCCTTGCGGTTGAGGGCGGGGCGGGCGATCCTCTATCCGGAGATTGAGGGGCCGACGATGATGCGCCAACTGCGCGTGCGTCCGCTGCGCAGCGGCGCGATGCTGCGCGACATGGCGGCATTCCATCGGCGGATTCACGACTGCCCGGCGCCGGGGTTGCGCTCGCTGCGGGACGTGTTGCGGACGGACATCGTCTACGGACCTGCGGATGCGGCCTTGCAGCAGGCGGCGCTTCGCCTGCTGGATGGGCTGCCCGATGGCGACCGGCTGTTGCATGGCGATTTTCACGTCAAGAATATCCTGATGACGGACAGCGGGGCGGTCGCGATCGACTGGTCGAAGGCGGCGCAGGGGGCGGTCACGCCGGATATAGTGCGCACGGAAATGCTGATGCGCTTTGGCGAGGGGCCGCAGGATTGGCTGACCAACAGGGCGCGGGACTGGGCGGCGCGATGCTATGCGGATCATTATCGTCGCCTTGCGCCCGGTCATTTTGCCCAGGTGGCGGAGTGGCGGGCCGTGGTTGGGCTGGCCTGGCTGCGCGCGCGGGCGTCGGTGCGGCGGAAGGCTTTTCTGGCCTATCTCAATCGTGCGTTGGCGGAGGTGGGCTTGCCGCTCATAGCGGAATGA
- a CDS encoding glycosyltransferase, giving the protein MTLNVLMLSTLFPDMSRPNFGVFVERQARELASRDGVQVTVVAPLGIPPWPLSKAKRYAALRALPAKERWKDLTVHRPVFPIIPKFGGRFNVHSMTRAILPLVRRLHAQQPFDVIDASFFFPDGPVAQRLSRALGIPYSVKARGADIHYWGMRRGTRKMVQRAAEDAAGLLSVSDAMRRSMARMGIDADKIRVHYTGVDLDRFELTDQAAAKESLGFEGPVVLCVGALIPRKGQELLVQALPQLPGVTLLFAGQGQYRRALEKQAEELGVDRRIGFLGSVPHDRLPRIYAAADVMALPSSSEGLANAWVEALACGTPIVISDVGGARELLDRPEAGQIVARQPEALAAAISDILVNPPEREAVRETALRFTWAANGDALLEHLRTIAGQES; this is encoded by the coding sequence ATGACGCTGAACGTCCTGATGCTGTCGACCCTGTTCCCGGACATGAGCCGTCCCAATTTCGGCGTCTTCGTGGAACGGCAGGCACGGGAACTGGCGAGCCGGGACGGCGTCCAGGTCACGGTCGTCGCGCCGCTGGGCATCCCGCCCTGGCCGCTGTCGAAGGCGAAGCGATATGCCGCCCTGCGCGCCTTGCCCGCCAAGGAACGGTGGAAGGATCTGACCGTCCATCGCCCGGTCTTTCCGATCATTCCCAAATTCGGCGGGCGCTTCAACGTCCACAGCATGACCCGCGCCATCCTGCCGCTGGTCAGGCGCCTGCATGCGCAGCAGCCTTTCGACGTCATCGACGCCAGCTTCTTCTTCCCCGACGGCCCGGTGGCGCAGCGGCTTTCCCGCGCGCTGGGCATTCCCTATTCGGTAAAGGCTCGCGGCGCCGACATCCATTATTGGGGCATGCGCCGGGGCACGCGGAAAATGGTGCAGCGCGCAGCCGAAGACGCCGCCGGGCTGCTCTCCGTGTCCGACGCGATGCGCCGGTCGATGGCGCGCATGGGCATCGATGCAGACAAGATCCGCGTCCATTATACCGGCGTCGACCTGGACCGATTCGAACTGACCGACCAGGCGGCGGCGAAGGAAAGCCTGGGCTTCGAAGGGCCGGTGGTGCTGTGCGTCGGCGCGCTCATTCCGCGCAAGGGGCAGGAATTGCTGGTGCAGGCGCTACCGCAACTGCCGGGCGTCACGCTGCTGTTCGCGGGTCAGGGGCAATATCGCCGCGCACTGGAGAAACAGGCGGAGGAACTGGGCGTCGACCGGCGCATCGGCTTCCTGGGGTCCGTGCCGCATGACCGGCTGCCGCGCATCTATGCCGCCGCCGACGTCATGGCGCTGCCATCCTCGTCCGAAGGCCTGGCCAATGCCTGGGTGGAGGCGCTGGCCTGCGGCACGCCGATCGTGATCAGCGACGTCGGCGGCGCGCGCGAACTGCTCGACCGGCCCGAAGCGGGGCAGATCGTCGCCCGCCAACCCGAAGCCCTGGCCGCCGCCATCAGCGACATATTGGTCAACCCGCCCGAACGGGAAGCGGTGCGCGAAACTGCGCTGCGCTTCACCTGGGCCGCCAATGGCGACGCGCTGCTGGAGCATCTGCGCACGATCGCCGGTCAGGAATCCTGA
- a CDS encoding ATP-binding cassette domain-containing protein yields the protein MSFDIEIDHRIGERHIALHAHAGAGLVALFGPSGAGKTSILNMVAGIITPDRGRIAVAGETLFDSSAAINVPAPQRRAGYVFQDGRLFPHMRVRANLLYGRHGDAPLPFEAVLDFLGIGHLLDRWPATLSGGEAQRVAIGRALLSGPSFLLLDEPLSSLDPARREEILTVIERMKHDLAMPMLYVSHDRAEVERLADHIIPL from the coding sequence ATGTCCTTTGATATCGAGATCGACCACCGCATCGGTGAACGCCACATCGCCCTGCATGCCCATGCGGGCGCAGGCCTCGTCGCGCTCTTTGGTCCATCCGGCGCGGGCAAGACCAGCATCCTCAACATGGTCGCGGGCATCATCACGCCGGATCGCGGCCGGATAGCAGTCGCAGGTGAAACGCTGTTCGACAGCAGCGCCGCCATCAATGTTCCGGCGCCCCAACGCCGGGCAGGCTATGTCTTCCAGGACGGACGCCTCTTCCCGCATATGCGGGTGCGCGCCAACCTGCTCTACGGTCGGCATGGCGATGCGCCCTTGCCCTTCGAGGCGGTACTCGATTTCCTGGGCATCGGCCATTTGCTCGATCGCTGGCCCGCCACGCTTTCAGGCGGCGAAGCGCAACGCGTCGCGATCGGGCGGGCACTACTGTCCGGCCCCAGTTTCCTGCTGCTGGACGAACCGCTTTCCTCGCTCGACCCGGCCAGGCGCGAGGAAATCCTGACCGTCATCGAGCGGATGAAGCACGACCTTGCCATGCCGATGCTCTATGTCAGCCACGACCGTGCGGAAGTCGAACGGCTGGCCGATCACATCATTCCGCTATGA
- a CDS encoding HAD-IIB family hydrolase translates to MKSLIAFDLDGTLAESKQPLGEAMGEALARLLEVAHVAVISGGDWPQFDKQVASRLPERADRSRLWLMPTTGTKLYTHGEGGWRPVYAELFDEAQKQAILAAFDASLEATGFVPEQVWGERIEDRGSQITFSALGQQAPIHAKEVWDPDFAKRRVIQADLRDRLPGLSINMGGATSIDITREGVDKAYGLKKLRDASGIALDAMMFIGDAIFPGGNDYPAKQLGLDTVRVRDPQETLAVIDAIVACQR, encoded by the coding sequence ATGAAATCCTTGATCGCCTTCGACCTCGATGGAACCCTTGCCGAGAGCAAGCAGCCGCTGGGCGAGGCGATGGGGGAAGCGTTGGCACGACTGCTGGAGGTCGCGCATGTCGCGGTGATCTCCGGCGGCGACTGGCCGCAGTTCGACAAGCAGGTGGCGAGCCGACTGCCGGAACGGGCCGATCGTTCGCGCCTGTGGCTGATGCCGACGACCGGGACGAAGCTCTATACCCATGGCGAGGGCGGTTGGCGCCCGGTCTATGCCGAATTGTTCGATGAGGCGCAGAAACAGGCGATCCTGGCGGCGTTCGACGCTTCGCTGGAAGCGACGGGCTTCGTGCCGGAACAGGTGTGGGGTGAGCGGATCGAGGATCGCGGCAGCCAGATCACCTTTTCCGCCCTTGGCCAGCAGGCGCCGATCCACGCCAAGGAGGTGTGGGATCCCGATTTCGCCAAGCGCAGGGTGATTCAGGCGGATTTGCGAGATCGCTTGCCGGGCCTGTCGATCAACATGGGCGGGGCGACCTCCATCGACATCACGCGGGAGGGGGTGGACAAGGCCTATGGTCTGAAGAAGCTGCGCGACGCGAGCGGGATCGCGCTGGACGCGATGATGTTCATTGGGGATGCGATCTTCCCCGGCGGCAATGATTATCCGGCGAAGCAACTGGGGCTGGATACGGTGCGGGTGCGCGATCCGCAGGAGACGCTGGCGGTGATCGACGCGATTGTGGCCTGTCAGAGGTGA
- a CDS encoding capsular polysaccharide export protein, LipB/KpsS family — MNAPAFLRSPSFPGIKSATAAISHPRQIGDAPVAVADAVLEAMAEARVGGAFWGHRPEGIRLVARAGIAVPQEALEGLSLQEIGLVGGGRHGNGVAGRDLPWPVDLWTVIAGARSVHAAADDELAIIAGLLGVPVYGADQRPVAAVVLREAARSAVAAARYRDCFSGEPVDALHAVAQLADWRRHLDGNHGIAAASGMAFWKREAIRHFLWDGVRSPPFLSAEKGVRRAIRQGGALAVWPSRVPSAALDEARRQGVTVAKVEDGFLRSKGLGAALHPPGSVVVDRSGIYYDARFPSDMEKLLATQGFTPALERRAARLRAMIRASGVTKYGKDMGQMIDLPRGRRTILAVGQVEDDLSVEYGGAGVTGNLDLLQRVRAAEPDAFIVYRPHPDVQAGLRKGHLSDATVLALADAIDTGSPLMALVQAVDEVHVLSSLTGFEALMRDRPVTVHGMPFYAGWGLTRDLAAPNGRRGRRLTLDQLVAGALILYPRYLDPVTRLPCGPEIMVERLASGAPSPMSWLIRLRTLQGKLQRFMTLSAEYFHG, encoded by the coding sequence GTGAACGCGCCAGCTTTTCTGCGCTCTCCATCCTTTCCGGGAATCAAGTCCGCGACCGCCGCGATCAGCCATCCACGGCAGATCGGGGATGCGCCTGTCGCGGTGGCCGACGCCGTGCTGGAGGCCATGGCCGAGGCGCGGGTGGGCGGCGCTTTCTGGGGCCACAGGCCGGAAGGGATCAGGCTGGTGGCGCGGGCGGGAATAGCCGTGCCGCAAGAAGCGCTGGAAGGTCTTTCCCTGCAGGAAATCGGCCTGGTTGGCGGCGGTCGGCACGGGAATGGCGTTGCGGGGCGTGATCTGCCGTGGCCCGTCGACCTTTGGACGGTGATTGCCGGCGCGCGATCGGTGCATGCGGCGGCGGATGATGAACTGGCGATCATCGCCGGTTTGCTGGGCGTGCCGGTCTATGGGGCAGATCAGCGGCCGGTCGCGGCGGTGGTGTTGCGGGAGGCGGCCCGGTCGGCCGTGGCGGCGGCGCGCTATCGCGATTGTTTCAGCGGAGAGCCGGTCGATGCCCTGCATGCCGTGGCGCAGCTTGCCGATTGGCGGCGGCATCTGGACGGCAATCACGGCATTGCGGCGGCCAGCGGCATGGCCTTCTGGAAGCGGGAGGCGATCCGTCATTTCCTCTGGGATGGGGTTCGCTCGCCCCCTTTCCTGTCGGCGGAAAAGGGCGTGCGGCGGGCGATCAGGCAAGGCGGCGCGCTGGCGGTCTGGCCCTCCCGCGTGCCGTCCGCCGCGTTGGACGAAGCGCGACGGCAGGGCGTGACCGTCGCCAAGGTCGAGGACGGCTTTCTGCGCTCGAAGGGGCTGGGCGCGGCGCTGCATCCGCCGGGGTCGGTGGTGGTCGACCGGTCGGGCATCTATTATGATGCGCGCTTTCCCAGCGACATGGAAAAGCTGCTGGCGACCCAGGGCTTTACCCCGGCGCTGGAGCGGCGGGCGGCGCGCCTGCGGGCCATGATCCGGGCTTCGGGCGTCACCAAATATGGCAAGGATATGGGCCAGATGATCGATCTGCCCCGGGGCCGCCGGACGATATTGGCCGTGGGGCAGGTCGAGGATGATCTGTCGGTCGAATATGGCGGCGCGGGCGTGACGGGCAATCTGGACCTGTTGCAGCGGGTGCGCGCCGCCGAGCCGGATGCCTTCATCGTTTATCGCCCCCATCCCGATGTGCAGGCGGGGCTGCGCAAGGGCCATCTGAGCGACGCCACGGTGCTCGCCCTGGCCGACGCCATCGACACCGGATCGCCGCTGATGGCGCTGGTGCAGGCGGTGGACGAGGTGCATGTGCTCTCCTCCCTCACCGGGTTCGAGGCGCTGATGCGCGACCGGCCGGTCACGGTCCATGGCATGCCTTTTTATGCGGGCTGGGGGCTGACCCGCGATCTTGCCGCGCCCAATGGACGGCGCGGGCGTCGACTCACCCTGGATCAGCTTGTCGCGGGCGCCTTGATTCTCTATCCACGGTATCTGGACCCGGTCACTCGCCTGCCTTGCGGACCTGAAATCATGGTGGAGCGTTTGGCAAGCGGGGCGCCGTCGCCCATGTCATGGCTAATCCGACTGCGCACTTTACAGGGGAAGTTGCAGAGATTTATGACCTTGTCCGCCGAGTATTTTCATGGTTGA
- the modB gene encoding molybdate ABC transporter permease subunit — translation MILSPEEWGIVTLSLRVSLVAVGLMLPVSFALAWLLARSRFPGKLLVDALVHLPLVVPPVVTGWLLLLLFGANGPLGRLFEQALGVSFMFRWTGAALASAIMAMPLMVRAMRLSIEGIDRRLEQAAQTLGAKRRRVFFTISLPLALPGVLAGLVLGFARSIGEFGATITFVSDVPGETRTLPIAIYSALQMPGAETAVTRLAVISILLSLAALVASEALARRAGGGRTNHVL, via the coding sequence ATGATCCTCTCTCCCGAAGAATGGGGCATTGTTACTCTATCGCTCCGGGTCAGCCTGGTCGCGGTCGGGCTGATGCTGCCGGTCTCTTTCGCGCTGGCCTGGCTGCTCGCCCGGTCGCGCTTTCCCGGCAAGCTGCTCGTCGACGCCCTCGTGCACCTGCCGCTCGTCGTGCCGCCGGTCGTGACCGGATGGCTGCTGCTGCTGCTGTTCGGCGCCAACGGGCCGCTGGGCAGGCTGTTCGAACAGGCGCTGGGCGTCAGCTTCATGTTCCGCTGGACCGGCGCCGCGCTCGCCTCCGCGATCATGGCGATGCCGCTGATGGTGCGCGCCATGCGGCTATCGATCGAGGGCATCGACCGGCGGCTGGAGCAGGCCGCCCAGACCCTGGGAGCCAAGCGGCGGCGCGTCTTCTTCACCATTTCCCTGCCCCTGGCGCTGCCGGGCGTGCTGGCCGGACTGGTGCTCGGCTTTGCCCGTTCCATCGGGGAATTCGGCGCGACGATCACCTTCGTGTCCGATGTCCCCGGCGAAACCCGCACCTTGCCCATCGCCATCTATTCCGCCCTGCAAATGCCCGGCGCGGAAACGGCGGTGACGCGCCTTGCCGTCATCTCGATCCTGCTGTCGCTGGCCGCGCTGGTCGCCTCCGAAGCGCTCGCCCGCCGGGCTGGCGGCGGAAGGACCAACCATGTCCTTTGA
- a CDS encoding capsule biosynthesis protein, which produces MVDASAKTFLFLQGPHGPYFAMLADALRVRGHRALRININGGDKVDWPGEGATDYRGTFRNWPLFFDDHIVNHGVTDLILYGDCRPYHASAHKMAQLRNLRVHVVEEGYIRPDFLTLQEDGVNGNSTLPLDPEWFLEQAKTLPPEENGLEPQIPSTFRQRAFNTGRNGVASALMRPAFPFYRTHRPNSFLWETVGWFKKLNLRQNERRKSREEWAKVKDRPYFTLPLQLDSDYQIRVHSPFGTMRAALRFVIKSFAAHAPANTALVVKRHPLDPGLVAWGRLTRRLAAQYGISDRVLYLADWDIAEVVGQSLGVVTVNSTVGTLALNEGKPVVVLGHAVYKVPGVVHKRSLDEFWSAPGAPDMALYSAFRRVLIDRCLIRGGLLSEEGLRLLVENAVERLTRRPPAQAPVRRGPVVHDLNSARTAVR; this is translated from the coding sequence ATGGTTGACGCGTCCGCCAAAACCTTCCTGTTTCTTCAGGGACCGCATGGCCCCTATTTCGCGATGCTGGCCGATGCGCTGCGGGTGCGGGGGCACCGGGCGCTGCGGATCAACATCAATGGTGGCGACAAGGTCGACTGGCCGGGCGAGGGCGCGACCGACTATCGGGGAACCTTCCGCAACTGGCCGCTCTTCTTCGACGATCATATCGTCAACCATGGCGTGACCGACCTGATCCTCTATGGCGACTGCCGGCCCTATCATGCCTCCGCGCACAAGATGGCGCAGCTGCGCAACCTGCGCGTCCATGTGGTGGAGGAAGGCTATATCCGTCCCGATTTCCTGACGCTGCAGGAAGATGGGGTGAACGGCAATTCGACCCTGCCGCTCGATCCCGAATGGTTTCTGGAGCAGGCGAAGACCCTGCCGCCCGAGGAGAACGGGCTGGAGCCGCAAATCCCCTCCACCTTCCGCCAGCGCGCCTTCAACACCGGGCGCAACGGCGTGGCGTCGGCGCTGATGCGGCCGGCCTTTCCCTTCTATCGGACGCATCGGCCCAACAGCTTCCTCTGGGAAACGGTGGGCTGGTTCAAGAAGCTGAACCTGCGTCAGAACGAGCGCCGCAAGTCGCGGGAGGAATGGGCGAAGGTCAAGGACCGGCCCTATTTCACTTTGCCGCTGCAACTGGATTCCGATTATCAGATCCGTGTCCATTCGCCCTTCGGCACGATGCGGGCGGCGCTGCGTTTCGTGATCAAGAGCTTTGCCGCCCACGCTCCGGCCAATACCGCGCTGGTGGTGAAGCGCCATCCGCTCGATCCGGGGCTGGTGGCCTGGGGGCGGCTGACGCGGCGGCTGGCGGCGCAATATGGCATCAGCGACCGCGTCCTCTACCTGGCGGACTGGGACATTGCCGAAGTGGTCGGCCAATCGCTGGGCGTGGTGACGGTCAACAGCACGGTGGGGACGCTGGCGCTGAATGAGGGCAAGCCCGTCGTCGTGCTGGGCCATGCGGTCTACAAGGTGCCGGGCGTGGTGCACAAACGGTCGCTGGACGAATTCTGGTCCGCGCCGGGCGCGCCCGACATGGCGCTCTATTCGGCCTTCCGCCGGGTCCTGATCGATCGTTGTCTGATCCGGGGCGGATTGCTGAGCGAGGAAGGGCTGCGCCTGCTGGTCGAGAATGCGGTCGAGCGGTTGACCCGCAGACCGCCGGCGCAGGCGCCCGTCCGGCGAGGGCCGGTGGTCCATGATCTGAACAGCGCCCGCACTGCTGTTCGTTAG
- the modA gene encoding molybdate ABC transporter substrate-binding protein: MPKVILRAATFVAIFFHILLAPAMAQQRGPLVLAAASMQEAMNTAADAWAAQRHARPVLSFAASSALARQIRSGAPADLFVSADEDWMDDVERGGLLQRGTRADMAGNRLVLVAPARAPLRLRIARGMPIARALGDSRLAMANPDSVPAGKYGKAALTALGVWPSVANRLALGDNVRSALTLVERGEARLGIVYATDARASKDVVVVGAFPAGSHAPIRYPIARLSASRNPQAEAFRRFLLSRSGQSIFARYGFSRP, translated from the coding sequence ATGCCGAAAGTGATTCTCCGCGCCGCTACGTTCGTCGCTATATTCTTTCATATACTGCTTGCCCCGGCCATGGCGCAGCAGCGCGGTCCGCTGGTGCTGGCCGCCGCCAGCATGCAGGAGGCGATGAACACCGCCGCCGATGCCTGGGCGGCGCAGCGCCATGCCCGGCCTGTCCTGTCCTTCGCCGCCTCATCCGCCCTCGCCCGCCAGATCAGGAGCGGCGCCCCGGCCGACCTGTTCGTGTCCGCGGATGAAGACTGGATGGACGATGTCGAAAGGGGGGGCTTGCTCCAGCGCGGCACCCGGGCCGACATGGCGGGCAACCGGCTGGTGCTGGTCGCCCCGGCGCGGGCGCCGCTGCGGCTGCGCATCGCGCGCGGCATGCCGATCGCCAGAGCGCTGGGCGATTCCCGGCTCGCCATGGCCAATCCCGACAGCGTGCCCGCGGGCAAATATGGAAAGGCGGCGCTCACCGCGCTGGGCGTCTGGCCCAGCGTCGCGAACCGTCTGGCGCTGGGCGACAATGTCCGCTCGGCCCTGACCCTGGTGGAACGCGGCGAGGCGCGGCTGGGCATCGTCTATGCGACGGACGCCCGCGCATCGAAGGACGTGGTCGTGGTCGGCGCTTTCCCGGCAGGCAGCCATGCGCCGATCCGCTATCCCATCGCCCGGCTGAGCGCGAGCCGGAACCCGCAGGCCGAAGCTTTTCGCCGCTTCCTGCTGTCGCGGTCCGGACAGAGCATCTTCGCCCGCTACGGTTTCAGCCGGCCTTGA